gggggggtgggggggtggggggtgagttCACTATATCCCAATTACACTCAGTCCCTCGATGGTGAAAAGGAGGGGAAGGTATCAGGGAAGGACCTCCCTTGGCAGTGAGCAAACCCAAGGATGTTTGCTCAGCTGGGCTTCGCAAGgctcttgagtgtgtgtgtatgtgtgtgtgaacgcgAAAGCACTCAGTATTACAACCCTAAAgccacacaggcacacacatatacacacaaacaccaagcAGAGGTTCAGGCGAAGCatacagtggacacacacagtcccCACCCGCACTCTTGGTCTTTAAGTCTTGTTTATTTTAGTAACAGGCTGTGGCAGTGGGGTTATTTTACTACAGTATTGAGTAACAACTACTACACTTGTGCGTCCTTTCAAGTTCAACTCTCTGCCCAATTTCTGCTATTTGGCTTCACAGATGGGAGCACCTGCCTTCACGAGGAAGCAGAAATCATATTTGTGACAGTGTGTAAACTAAATGACAGCTTCCTCTTCAAAACATACAATCTGTCACAGAGCCCGCTTGGCTGGTCGGCCACATGTGCTTGGCATAGCTGCCGCGTATAGCATTTGGCTTATCACGCCATCTCTTACAGCAAACCAAACAGCTCAGTAATTACAATTTTTGACTAGACAAGACCACACTGCAGGAATGCCATCAAACGTCACTGTTTGATGGCATTTCTGTTCAGGAAGCAAGTACAAATTTCTGACAACCTCATTCTTTGTTACCCATTTGTGGTGATTCAACAGTGTGAAGGTTGAAACGCCTTGGCCCAGCGGTCCCCTAACAAGGTGGGTGGCTTTCCACTGGGTGCTGTGAACCCTGCAGCTAGACAAACACTCTACGGCTCATTCGGCCTGCCTGGCTGCGGTTTGGTCTGCACAGCCCAGACAGGACCCGTGGCTTCATTCTATTTGCCGTCCCCTTGCTACCTCGGcccccctctccttctctgttggaaaataaaaaaacttggCGTGAAAACATGACCCCTGGTTCGTGTGCACTCTGTCCGGGTGGATATAAATCACAGCTTTATGGAGGTGTCTGTCGGGGTCTACGAGACCTGTGTGCTCttagttttcctttttctcaccCAGATCACAGAACAATATTTAGACGTGGTGACCACAGAGGAGtaggaggtgagagaggaggaaggggggctGGTTTTCCTATTATCCTAGACAGTGATGAAAGTCCCATGCAATGGGGAAGACACAGCCTCTGGCTGGAAAGGAAAAGTTGACTAATAAGAGCAGGTAGTTCAGTTTAACAGAATGGTCTACCTGCCTTAAGGACATTGGTTCCGAATGCATTGATTGATAGTTGATAGTTATGGAGTTGAAATCTATTTTTGTAACTAAAAAAGTCTTTGCTTTGGAGGAACAACAGAATTAAATCACTACAAGTTACGCTAAAATGTGAAATTCACTCAGTCATCAGCTTAATTGGGAAACGTGATTTATGGGTTGCTTCCTGGGATTATTCTGAGACGAGAGGAAAACATTCTTCAAAGTACCCTCTGACAAGACAAATGGCGTGCATGCATAGAACCTGTCAGCATCAGCATTCCCTCCAGGCTATCTAACTGGGAAAACAATAATTTAGACACTAGTTGACTAGTTGATGGTGAGACATCAGCTTCCATCATAAGGACACAAGCTTCAGTCATTTATTCCTTCATATTGTTCATTAATCAGCCTCACTttggaggaagagagacagatgtaCAGACCTCTCATTAGAGCTGCTTTTTCCACAGTCCAGTTGAATTAATTTCAGTTGTAGAGGTTACAGTTAGGTTGTGGCGAGGCAGGCTCAAAGGTCATGACCATCACTCTTTAAGAGCTCAAGAGAGCTGCTCTTTCagcatcacaaacacaaatatgaaaaatcaCTGACGAGCACATGTGGCAGCTTTAGAGCTTCTGGGAATAGTTCTACTGGCTACTGGTGGCCATTtgaacacactgatgcacatcCTGATGGTTTTTACAATGTGTTCCTGTGGAAGATCTGGAGAGGTGAGCCAGGGAGCGAAGCATAGGATGAGAATTTGGCGATGGATGTTGTTTATGGGCTTCCTCGCCATTTTTCATACAAGGACATTCAAAAGTCAAGCTAGATCATAAAAATAGCTTGGAGTCACTGAGGTGAGGAGAAACGCTTACGGCCAATGAAGTTACAGGATGTTGTTGCAAGATCACTGTAGCCCCTTTGGGAGACAACTGAGATCACCACCCTTGGCTAAGGGGTAAGCTGAAAGGAAACTTCCAAAGGGACCACTGGCTGCACTGCAGCGACTGAAAAAGGAAGCTGTTTTAAAAAGGTGGTTCATCGTTCAATTGTAATGATAAAGCTCAGGATTTGAAGAGATGATTCCTGATCATGACCAAACTGTGCTGAGTGTTGTGGTCTGATCACAGATTGTGGGTGCTTCAGGTTGGTAACCCTCATAAACCCGACCAAATTCCTCTAACAAGTCAATATGACCTCTTCAAATGTAATATGACTAATGGAATGCCACAGGGCCATTTCCTTGTGTTTCCACAAAAAACGGTGGATGTTTATGAAGACACagaggtctgcagagaggagtatttattttcttgacAATTCTGTAGAGAGTATTCTGGCCCTTCTCCTCCGTGACTCTCACTCAACAGCCATCCATTTGTATGCCACATGGTTTATTTATACATTACAAACCTTCATCAAGGCTAATTTGATGGGGTagagaaaaggggggaaagaGTACACAAAAATTCTTATGAAAACGCAGCTGCTGCAAGGGGCAGATTCTgtctaaataaaaagaaaagtatcTTGGAATAATATACAATACTGCCGAGGGGTCATGAGGAAGGTCATCCCCATAAATATACAGCAAATTCTtgggtcacacacactgtggtgggACATGGCAAAATACAATCATTTGACTGTTTAAGAATTTCCTTTATTTATACCAGTACATCAGTGGGGCAGCGAGGCACTGGTATTAACAATAGCAGAATTAATTCAGAAATgacaaataacataaaatacaatGGGGTTAGTGACATAAAGACTGgatttttacaaaaaatataaaatggcCCACAAGCCAGCATTTCTGTACTGAACATGATGTTGGATCTTAAATCAGGGTGGTTTGTGATTCACTCAGACACAGTGTTTTGATAAACATCAAGGTTCCAGAAAAtgatctgcagcagctgaaatTTCAGACCCGTCATACCACATAGAATGAGGAAGCccaatatttacatttttgacCCTGCGTGTTTTACCGTgattacaagaaaaaaaactactcCATTAAGCTGACCTCTCCACCGTTTCATGTCTGGAAGGAAGTCATTATAGTTCTTTATACAGCTGACGGGCCAAGGCCTATAATGAAGGAGGGGTGGCCTGAACAGTTCCTGTGTGCAGACATACCTGTTCTGAGCTGCCTGTGCAGAGCTCACAGGATACTCTGAAATGAAGGTTTGGAGCCCTTGAAGGCTGAGACGGCTGCATTAAGAAAATTAGGATAAGCTCCAAAAGGCTACAAGGCTCATGTTACACAAAGAGCTCCACTGTTTTGTATcttttgcctgtgtgtgtttgtgtatgcgtgTTTGGTTGGGACGTGCATAAATCGTTGAGAAGAATTATTTTTAAGAGAAGTGCTGAGGTGGGCAAAGATGTGCAGAAACtacatttaacacacacatgtaaagcTGTCCAGCCATTTCATTTTACTGGTGGGTAAAATGAGAGAACTTCAGGTGTGAGTTAAGACAGATGATGTCTAAGGCCGCAGCTAGGAGGGGACAGATCGGGGGGCCTTTCTGCATGAGTGACAGTCCAAAACAGAGCGTCCATCAGAGTCAGGGTGGTCAGCTAGGAAGGGATGCCGGGAGAGTATGCCTCAGTGAAGAGGACCACCCAAACCAGACAGCGTACGCCACCTCACACCATGGAGTATAGACCAAACTGTAAGCTTCACACTGATTCACACCCCAAATAATGATGAAagatctctttctctctctctttctctctctctctctctctggatgatAAATAagctgacagaggagagagcaTGAGCAACAGCAGTAATGTGTCACCTTAAGAAAAGCCAGTTTCCCATGtctaatattaatatattatcatatatatgataatgttatatataatatattatctAAACCAAAGAGAAGATGTGCACTGGAGTTTTAACGGAGGAGGTTTAGAAGCAACATACAGCAGGACTGAAAACCACAGTGACTGAAAAACTTGTTGTGcattgtctgttttctggaatAACAGTAATAGTCGACACATGGGGAGGGAGTGTAAACAGTCAGAGCAAGATTGCTCAAAAAGCTAGTTCCCAAGATGGCAGATACCCTGAAACTTTACTCAGAACAGAGAAGTCTGTGATCAAAAAAATGTAAGCATGCCTGAGATATTGagcaaccacagaaaacaaGCTCATTTTGCTCCAGACATCTTGATGTGTGTATCAATTGTGTGTGGTCTGTTAGAGGCCATACTTGCTTGTCTGGGTATTAGCCCTTCAGCTTCACTGAAGGGGAACATTTTTGTGGTTACATGGCGGTGCAATTACACCTCTCCACTCCATTTGTTTATATCTTTCTTCTGATAATAACCAGTGTTGAACTGGGCATTTCACTGTGGTTAAAACACTTGCATTGAGGGGCAAACTTTCCAGAGAAATGACTGTTGGCGAAGTTTAACATGAGCTCTGAGTCACTGATGAAGTGTTAAGACAACTGGGCTGATACTGCCCTCCAGTGGAGATGGACAAGAACTACTACTAAGACTGCACATACCTGGTCTTTAGATTTGGGGGAGGATGGGGACATTTCATAGTCTTTCTTGGTCTCAAGGATCTTTTTCACAAGGCCACCTTCAGTGAGAGAAACAACGAGAGGAAAGGTTTCCTGAAACCACTGGGTGGTTTAattcagcaaaaagaaaatcaggagCAAATGTGACATTAATGCTCCttcaaaaataaggaaaaatggaagctagaaaaacaacaaataagaaaaatttGACAGCGTACCATGTTTGTCTTCACTGTTGAGTTTTTGTGCCGGCTCctgtaagaagaagaaaatagtAAATAACTATCCAAGGCTTAGGTTTTCCAACATCATTTTAACAACTTGCTGTTCAAGTCACTCACAATCTCCATCTCAGGAGCATCTGCAGGTGGAGGGGCCGCCTCCTCCACCACAAATtgctcatcttcatcctcctcatcctcagacAGCCTCTTCCCATCCATGATGACTGGTGCTGAGGGCTTGGCACTAGACAGCCTGATGGCAGACAAAAACATTACTAACTGAAAACATACACAGCATATACTGTATGAGAGACATGTGCCTTCAACCTTTCTAACTTAAGATTGGTTACACTTGCCCCATCACTACAAACACTAGCTTCATCCAGTTGGTAGACGTTTGGTCTAATAATCCAGGTAGTGATCTATCTCTCTCACTGGCAGGAACCAGACTTTGTCCTCAGACTAAGAATGTACTGACAAAGAGGAGGTGGCTTTTGTACTTTCTGGTCCAAATAAAACTCAAGACATTAGTGAATGTGTGAGTCACCTCTCAGCTGGGGTCACATCAATGTGACTTTCTTGTTTCTTGACTCGGGGAGGTGCAGGGCGAGCACTGCTGGGCCGTGGTATTCGCCTGTTGCTGCAGGGTGAAAGGATTATGCATATTACTCGACTTAACTATTAAACTAACAATTTCAGAACTAAATATGTTtgcatttaaacacatttttgttccACAAGCTATGTTATTCTTTCTTGACTTCTGTAACAAGCCAAATTCTCCTTTAATGGCTCTCTGTGATTTGCCAAATGTACTTGGTGACAGCTACTCTGAGTCATTCACAATTCACACAATTACAGTAACACTGCTATAACACAGCTGCACAGCCAATCATTCGTAACCAATTAGTCAGTTAAAGAACAGAACATTCAAATGTGTTATCTGATCCTGGATCAGGCCCAGGAGGTACCTTAAGTTTCAAAAAACTGCCAcaaattttaaataaagaaatatgatACAACGCATTAacatttgtacttaagtacagcaTCTCAAATGACCACATTACTGAATAAACACCACCTCATATTAGTGTTTGCAATACTGAGGTAAGGTTCATTGTTGACTGCAATCACCTGGAGGCCATGTCGGATGGCACTGAGGAGGCTGCAATGTCTCCATTTTCCTGTGGGGCAGGTCTCTGGGCTAACTGGGCATCTCCGTCTGTGATAGGACAACAATGACTTGTAGTCAGCTCAGTGCATTACAGCAAGGACTAGACCTGTCCTTGGCATGGTGGACGCTGACACTTTACTACACACCTTTATAACAAGAATCATTGCTGTTTTCTCTACCTTAAATACTAATGACAAAGCTATGGCCAGTTCAACACACTTAGGCACATATTTCAACACGGACACATAAATTCAGCCATGTGACCTCAGCCTTAGCCTCCTTGAATTGACTTCCAGCCAATGTTACAGCTGATTCCTGAGGGctaattttctgtttatttctgcaCGTCTTTTTCCCAACCTACAGCTCCTACTCTGCACACCCACCTGTGTAAAGACGGGGGTGTCTCTTTGTTTTGCCTCCTCTAAGTTTGCCCCTTTattcccttttcctctctgtgcttAACGGCTTCTTTGAAGACTTTTGCCTTGTCTTGTTGTTTGGGCTGAGTTGGGAACCATTTTACTCCAATAAAGCCCACAGTGTCTGATACTGAGCTTTACAGATAAACTTGTCTGACTTGTTAGGATGCTTTGACAAAGAACATCGTTGCCCATAATCACAGAGTGTGTCAGTCATTGAGCGATTTGCACTCACTCTGTGACTCAGTGTGGAAAATGAACCGAAAGGACCATTCAGACATTTTGGGGAAGAAACGTCTTTGATTCAGATTAGAAGATCATTAATTTCATGCCTTGTGCTTTTAACTAAGCGTTCCTACTACCTCAGTACTAAATATAGATACAGGTTTATTCATGGGAGTGATGCACCTCAATACTCTCCTCCTTCATTATTAAAAGTTCTTACCACaatcattaaaatgcattttagatCAAGTGCACCAACTATCCTGTCATGCTGACCTCATTTCCCCATCTAAAAAACCTTGTGtgaatgttaaaaaatgttttgtgcatGCAGCTGCCCCAGTGGGATGAGATAGAGAACAATTACCTCCTTCGCTGTCAGATTCATCTGTtgagagcagaaaaaacaagTAGTTAGTTTCCTTTCTAATACAACAGTGAAAATCATTATAAAGTCATGTGAAACACCGAGTGCGGAgtatgaaaaacagaaaatctttgCAATACATGTAGGAAAATCTTTTTTGGAAAACTTTCTCAATGTTAATCTATGAAGTTTtgagggtgggaggggggtACCTTGACCTCCAATTTTGGGTCTTCGTCTCTGCCCTTTGGCAGATGAAGGCCGAGGTATTCTGGTAGCTGGACTATCAGACTGTGGAAGGAGAAAGGACAACAGGAGAAGGATACGACTTTAGGACAATAAATAGTGAGAAGCAACACATCACTCACAGCGTTGGCTAACCATTGTGCTAACCATTTGTCAtgattcatcattttctttagTAAACTAGAGGGATGGTATAGTGCTATTAAGCACCAATAAACATGCCAAATTAGcttttaaaacaggaaaaatacaaaagtttTAAGGCAAGAAGAGGGTAGCTCAGTAACAGGTTCAACATACAACATTGTATATTGTAGTCCATTGTAGTCCAAAACCAGCCAAAATAATGGATCAGATACCAGAAGAAAATTAATTAGATTTAGCGGTAAGTTTAGGTAAACTACTACACCCTTAAGTGtcatagaataaataaaaaaaacactggattttTCCAATGTATCAACATCCTGTCACAGCACACAAGCAAGAGCAACCTCTTCTCTGAAAAGCCAAAtgccaaagagaaaagagacaaatagaCTATTGTGAGAATAAAAGCTGGAAGATTTCACAGCAGAAATTCAATAAAGCACTTGCAGAGGCATCAGGcaaaggaaaaaataatgaagatgAACGAGAATGAGGAGGACAAGTGTaccacagcaaaaaaaaaaaaaataggatgCAATGAAAAAGTGTAAGACCACCCTCAAAGCAGCAACGAAGCAAAGCTGGTAACGGAAAAAGAAGTGAATAATAAGAAGAAGCTGGGTGACCAACCGCTTAACATGGTTGAAAACAGGGAAAGTTAGTTAACTTTGTTGGTTTACAGCAGACTTGTGGAGCTAAAACATATATCCTCTGTCATTAAGAAGTCCCACAGCACACTGGCTAGAAATCCATCCTAGCAGCAGTATGGTGTCATTTCACCATACTGCCAGCAACATAAATAAAGCCAGCAACATACCAGCTGCACATGGATGGCTACAGCTTTTAactattcaaaacaaaaaaatgagcACTGGATTGTAGTTGCACTGACAGATACTCAGTGTTGTACATTATGTCACTGAGCCGTTACTGAGATACAGTAAGTTCTTACTTGGTTCTCAACTGCTTCTGCAGGCTGCACAGACAAAGAACACAGCATTATGCCATACACTTAATAGTCACGTACGTATCAATTATACAGATAACGGGAAACAAGACCTCACATGTCTGTTATCCACTAAAGCCCAAAGTGACACTAAACCAAGCAGCAAGTCACCCCAAGGTCATTGCAGCAGTCGCTTCATTCTACCTCTACAATGTCTGTAATATACAGGTTTAATTTTCTACTGATTGTTTCTGCAGCGTTCAATACCTCTTCAGATGAATTAGGTTCCTTGCAAGAAAAAGAGGCACAGcattacaaaataaatttattattatttttttttctttacaagttgtgtaaaattaaatgaaaacatcactATGTGGCTTGGATTTGCTGACTTGACATATAGGAAACACTATGCCTAACCATAACTGCAGATGAGAAAATCAAATGGTGTGTAAGACAGATACTatattactgtatgtgtgaatttTCTGCCAATAAATAGAACTTACTGCTGGCACCGGTTTGGCTGTTCTGCTAGGTTCTTCAGGGCTGGGTCTTTGCTGTGGCTCCTCTGATACTCTGGCCTAGGCACAAACATAAAGTACACACAGAATGTAAACAATAGCATTTGTTAATGTAACATTTAAGATGTGCAGGGTCAACTGGCCCATGGTCATACCTTGCTATTGCCACTCTCTCCACTTTTGGCCCTCTCTTCCCGCTCTTtatgtctttctctgtctttctcccgcTCAATGTCTTTGTCTCTTCGTTTTTCCTTGTCTCTGTGAGAATCCCTATCTCTTGTCTTTTCTcgttctttgtctctctctttgtctttttccctttctcgatccctctctctgtccctctccttGTCCCTGTCTTTGACTCGtcctttgtctttttccttGTCTCGCTCTCGGTCACGGCTCTTGTCTTTGTCACGGTCTTTGGTGTGGTGGTCCTGTTCACTGCGGTGGTGCTTGTCAGAGCGCTCTCTATCACGGTGCTGCTCTTTCTCCCCATCTCTGCGACgactctcctgctctctgggaTGGTCTGGGTCCTTGTGGTCCACACTCCCACTGCGCTCTGtaatctttttcttctcctgaaATAGTTCACACCATCATAGGGTGAGCATTTAATGTTATTAACTCCTGATTTGATCATCTCATTGATTCTTTTTAAACCGGGTCTGCAGCTTGTGAGGATAAATATTAACACAGACAGTACATTTCAAGCCATATGTAGGAATGAGCAGTGagcaacacatttaaaatgccaCCATTTGACTGAGCTGAGGACTCTCACCTCTCGATCTAGATGGCGTTCACGTCCCTCCCTGTTTTCCTTGTCTTGGGACCTGGAGGTGCTGGCCTTGGTCTTTATGTCCACCTTTTCTCCTGCAAGCACTCGCTTCACTGCTTCATCGCTGGACATCTGCATCAAGTGCAGGACAATGCATCCATTTCATACAGCAATAATATCAATAAGTAAAATTGAAAACTGTCATTTGAATATATAACAAGGAAAGGTAACGGTTTGAGTTCAAATCACGTGGGAAAGCATTTGCTCTTGTGATGTGTCATTAAGCAAACGTAGTGTaataaaaagagataaaaagggGTTACTCTGTAATGATATTGATttcactgtgacagaaacaaacaaaatggtTCAATAGTGCAACAAAACATAGTATGGAGgcaacaattttatttttacctgTATTTTTTTCTACCTGTAAATTTTTTGCTACATTTGGTGTATGGTATAAATTCAAAGGGCAAATTGTCTGTTTTGAAAATGCTGCATACATTCTGAGAAGAATAGATCTTAATCACCTAGAATTGTCTTCATGACATGATATCAAAATAATGTTTCAAGAACAACTCCCCCCAGGCTCCAGCTCATCTGTTTACACTCCATCATGTTCTCCCTAATGAGGCTAAACAACTTTCCCTTGAgcataatattttaaatgtgaaaaacagcacataaaacacgctgaattttatttttatgtagtGAAATAATTATATTTGATTCTCCAGCGTGACATAGCCAACATGTTCATTGAATGAACTGGAGACACTGGAGAGTGAGTGTTTTCAATTTCCCATTcagtttttcagtgtgtgtgcgtattcGCCCAAGAACACAGACCTTATTGAGGCAGCATTTGGCCATGGCTTGCAGCAGCTCATTGGTTTTCTCAGGCTCATGGCCGGCCACAATGCGTGCTGGCTTTGCCGTCAGGGACTCGCCACTCACCAGCATCACAACATCTATCGCTTTCTGGAGGAAGACTATCTTAGAGTCCTTATCctagaaagaaagaagatgCTGTGATGAACAGGAGAGTGCACAGGAGAGATAAGAGATAGGATGTGGTTGTGAAAGCAAAGGAACTCCAATGGGAGTTATTTTCCAACACAGTTTAGAACAATTAAACCCTTGAGATACCTTAACATCTTTGCAGAGTTACTACTGCCAAGCAACAATTCTATATAGCATACATAGTTATTGAGTAGTAAACTTGACCCAATTTATGACTAACTGCTCTGACAAACCCAAATTGCATCCAGCCTTTAACTCTGATTCCTCTCTTTTCTTGACTGGGCTAATTAAATTAGCACATTATATTTTACCTTGTAATGTGTAAATCTTTTGCTACACATCATAAATGTGACTAAATGGTTTTTATGGTGTTATGGTTAACTTTCTGAACATTAAATCTAGCAATTGAAGGGCAAATCCTGAATATTAAAGGACCAATGAGAGACTTTGGCTTTTGTGAGTCagcaagaaagaagaaatagaAAACCTGGATTTATAACAAGGAGTGCCCCACCTGTGATTTAATGTTTGTGTTCTGTATTCTGTATAGAGCCTATCACAGACAAATGACCCAGCTAAGCAGTGCCTCTAGTCGATCAGCCTGCTGCACCTCAGAGGCCTGCCAACTGTGAACATAAGGACTTGTAGCTGTTGCAACCACCTGGCCCTCCTGTATAAC
This region of Pempheris klunzingeri isolate RE-2024b chromosome 10, fPemKlu1.hap1, whole genome shotgun sequence genomic DNA includes:
- the traf3ip1 gene encoding TRAF3-interacting protein 1 isoform X3; the protein is MNGAVVKKTQDTLGKVIKKPPLTEKLLSKPPFRYLHDILSEVIRTTGFMKGLYGENELKSDNVKDKDSKIVFLQKAIDVVMLVSGESLTAKPARIVAGHEPEKTNELLQAMAKCCLNKMSSDEAVKRVLAGEKVDIKTKASTSRSQDKENREGRERHLDREEKKKITERSGSVDHKDPDHPREQESRRRDGEKEQHRDRERSDKHHRSEQDHHTKDRDKDKSRDRERDKEKDKGRVKDRDKERDRERDREREKDKERDKEREKTRDRDSHRDKEKRRDKDIEREKDRERHKEREERAKSGESGNSKARVSEEPQQRPSPEEPSRTAKPVPASDSPATRIPRPSSAKGQRRRPKIGGQDESDSEGDGDAQLAQRPAPQENGDIAASSVPSDMASSNRRIPRPSSARPAPPRVKKQESHIDVTPAERLSSAKPSAPVIMDGKRLSEDEEDEDEQFVVEEAAPPPADAPEMEIEPAQKLNSEDKHGGLVKKILETKKDYEMSPSSPKSKDQSVVSEAARKKERDLVTREIERLRSSIQTVCRSTLPLGKIMDYIQEDMDAMQAELHTWRQENKEHAQALLQEQRATDRAVEPLKAELAELEQLIKDQQDRICAVRSNILKNEEKIQKMVTGINFSSRS
- the traf3ip1 gene encoding TRAF3-interacting protein 1 isoform X1, which translates into the protein MNGAVVKKTQDTLGKVIKKPPLTEKLLSKPPFRYLHDILSEVIRTTGFMKGLYGENELKSDNVKDKDSKIVFLQKAIDVVMLVSGESLTAKPARIVAGHEPEKTNELLQAMAKCCLNKMSSDEAVKRVLAGEKVDIKTKASTSRSQDKENREGRERHLDREEKKKITERSGSVDHKDPDHPREQESRRRDGEKEQHRDRERSDKHHRSEQDHHTKDRDKDKSRDRERDKEKDKGRVKDRDKERDRERDREREKDKERDKEREKTRDRDSHRDKEKRRDKDIEREKDRERHKEREERAKSGESGNSKARVSEEPQQRPSPEEPSRTAKPVPAEPNSSEEPAEAVENQSDSPATRIPRPSSAKGQRRRPKIGGQDESDSEGDGDAQLAQRPAPQENGDIAASSVPSDMASSNRRIPRPSSARPAPPRVKKQESHIDVTPAERLSSAKPSAPVIMDGKRLSEDEEDEDEQFVVEEAAPPPADAPEMEIEPAQKLNSEDKHGGLVKKILETKKDYEMSPSSPKSKDQSVVSEAARKKERDLVTREIERLRSSIQTVCRSTLPLGKIMDYIQEDMDAMQAELHTWRQENKEHAQALLQEQRATDRAVEPLKAELAELEQLIKDQQDRICAVRSNILKNEEKIQKMVTGINFSSRS
- the traf3ip1 gene encoding TRAF3-interacting protein 1 isoform X2 yields the protein MNGAVVKKTQDTLGKVIKKPPLTEKLLSKPPFRYLHDILSEVIRTTGFMKGLYGENELKSDNVKDKDSKIVFLQKAIDVVMLVSGESLTAKPARIVAGHEPEKTNELLQAMAKCCLNKMSSDEAVKRVLAGEKVDIKTKASTSRSQDKENREGRERHLDREEKKKITERSGSVDHKDPDHPREQESRRRDGEKEQHRDRERSDKHHRSEQDHHTKDRDKDKSRDRERDKEKDKGRVKDRDKERDRERDREREKDKERDKEREKTRDRDSHRDKEKRRDKDIEREKDRERHKEREERAKSGESGNSKARVSEEPQQRPSPEEPSRTAKPVPAPAEAVENQSDSPATRIPRPSSAKGQRRRPKIGGQDESDSEGDGDAQLAQRPAPQENGDIAASSVPSDMASSNRRIPRPSSARPAPPRVKKQESHIDVTPAERLSSAKPSAPVIMDGKRLSEDEEDEDEQFVVEEAAPPPADAPEMEIEPAQKLNSEDKHGGLVKKILETKKDYEMSPSSPKSKDQSVVSEAARKKERDLVTREIERLRSSIQTVCRSTLPLGKIMDYIQEDMDAMQAELHTWRQENKEHAQALLQEQRATDRAVEPLKAELAELEQLIKDQQDRICAVRSNILKNEEKIQKMVTGINFSSRS